Within the Pseudomonas chlororaphis subsp. aurantiaca genome, the region GTGATATTTGAACCGCGAATTTCAAGCCCGCAACAACCGGCTTTTATTCGGAGGGCACGTATTCTACAACTTCCAGGTCGAAACCGGATATCGCATTAAATTTCATCGGCGCACTCATCAGGCGCATTTTGCGTACGCCCAGGTCGCGCAGGATCTGCGAACCGGCACCGACGATGCTGTAGGTGGTCGGTTTTTTCGCAGGTGCGTGCTCGGCCGTTTCGCGGATATGCGCCAGCAGCACGTCACCGTCCAGCGGGTGGCCCAGCAACAGCACCACGCCGCTGCCGGCCTCGGCCACCGTGGCCATCGCGGCCCGCAGGCTCCAGCGGCCAGGCTGCTTGACCATCAGCAGGTCGCGCAGCGGGTCCATGTTGTGCACGCGAACCAGGGTCGGTTCTTCGGCGCAGATGTTGCCCAGGGTCAGCGCCATGTGCACGTCGCCTTCCACCGAATCACGGTAGGTCACCAGGTTGAACTGGCCCAATTCGCTGTCCAGCGGCTGCTCGGCAATCCGCTGAACGGTACGTTCGTGGATCATCCGGTAGTGAATCAGGTCGGCGATGGTGCCGATCTTGATGTTGTGTTCGGCGGCGAAGGCTTCCAGCTCGGCGCGACGGGACATGGTGCCGTCATCGTTCATCACTTCGCAGATCACCCCGCTCGGCTCGAAACCGGCCATGCGCGCCAGGTCGCAGGCGGCTTCGGTGTGGCCGGCACGGGCCAGGGTGCCACCCGGCTGGGCCATCAGCGGGAAGATGTGGCCCGGGCTGACGATGTCTTCGGCCTTGGCGTCCTTGGCGGCAGCCGCCTGCACCGTGCGCGCACGATCGGCGGCGGAGATGCCGGTGGTCACGCCGGTGGTGGCCTCGATGGACACGGTGAACTTGGTGCCGAACCCGGAACCGTTGCGCGGCGCCATCAAAGGCAGCTTGAGCAGCTCGCAACGCTCGCGGCTCATCGGCATGCAGATCAGGCCGCGGGCGTGCTTGGCCATGAAGTTGATGTGCTCGGCCTTGCAGCACTCGGCGGCCATGATCAGGTCGCCTTCGTTCTCGCGGTCTTCATCATCCATGAGGATGACCATCTTGCCTTGGCGGATGTCTTCAACCAGTTCTTCGATGCTGTTGAGCGCCACGCGGCACCCCCTTGAGTCAGGATTTGAGGTAGCCGTTAGCGGCCAGAAAACTTTCGGTAATGCCGCCGCTCGAAGGCTCCGCGGCCTTGTCGCCCAGCAGCAGGCGCTCCAGGTAACGCGCCAGCAGGTCGACCTCGAGGTTGACCTGACGGCCCGGCCGGTAGTCGGCCATGATGGTTTCGGCCAGCGTGTGCGGGACGATGGTCAGCTCGAACTCGGCGCCATTGACCGCGTTGACCGTCAGGCTGGTGCCGTCGACGGTGATCGAGCCCTTGTGGGCGATGTACTTGGCCAGGTCCTTGGGCGCGCGGATGCGGAACTGGATGGCGCGGGCATTCTCCTCCCGGGCCACCACCTCGCCGACACCGTCGACGTGGCCACTGACCAGGTGACCACCGAGGCGGGTGGTCGGGGTCAGGGCCTTTTCCAGGTTGACCCGGCTGCCGGCCTTCAATTGATGGAAAGCGGTGCAATCCAGGGTCTCGCGGCTGACGTCGGCCCAGAAGCCGTCGCCCGGCAGTTCCACTGCGGTCAGGCAAACGCCGTTCACCGCGATGCTGTCGCCCAGCTTCACGTCGCCCAGGTCGAGCTTGCCGGTTTCCACATACACCCGCACATCGCCGCCTTTGGGGTTCAATGCACGGATGCTGCCGATGGATTCGATGATGCCTGTAAACATGGAGTCCTCCTCGAGAACAGGGTCGCCGCGTGGCGAAGGCCCGAAATTATACGCTCGCTGCTGGCAGAGGAATGGCAATGACTCGCCAGTCATCGCCTACGGCGCGCATTTCAATGATTTTCAGCTGCGGCGCCTCGCGCATCTGCGTCAGCGGCCAGTCGAGCAGCGGCCGCGCCGAGGAACCAAGGAACTTGCCGGCGACAAAGATCTGGTACTCGTCCACCAAGCCTTGCTGGGCAAAGGCACCCGCCAGGCGTGGGCCGGCTTCCACCAACACCTCGTTGACGCCACGGGCGGCCAGCTCGCTCAGCAGCCGACGCAGGTCCACCTGGCCATCGGCACCCGGCACGATCAGGCATTCCGGACCGTTGGCGTACTGCTCTTCCACCGCGGCGCAGGTAGCGACCAGCGCCGGCCCCGCCTTGAAGAATGGTGCATCGAGCGGTACTCGCAGGCGGCCGTCGATCAATATGCGCAAGGGTGGACGGCTCATGGCCAGGGCGGTCTGCTCCGCATCCAGCCCCAGCTCCTCGGCACGCACGGTCAGCCGGGCGTTGTCCGCCAGCACCGTGTCGGCACCGGTCAACACCACGCTGGCCTCGGCCCGCAGGCGCTGCACCGCGGAACGCGCGGCGGGGCCGGTGATCCACTGGCTTTCGCCGCTGGCCATGGCGGTGCGCCCGTCCAGGCTCATGGCCAGCTTGACCCGCACGAACGGCAAGCCGTGTTCCATACGCTTGAGGAAACCCCGGTTGAGCGCCCGGGCTTCCTGCTCCATCACCCCACTGTGGGTGGCAATGCCGGCCTGGGCCAGGCGCTGCAGGCCACGGCCGGCGACTTCCGGGTTGGGGTCCTGCATCGCCGCCACGACCCGCGCCACGCCGGCATCCACCAGGGCATCGGCGCACGGCGGCGTACGGCCGTGATGGCTGCAGGGTTCGAGGGTCACGTAAGCGGTGGCGCCGCGGGCGTTGGCACCGGCGGCACGCAGGGCATGGACTTCGGCATGGGGCTCGCCGGCCCGCACATGCCAGCCTTCGCCGACGACCTGGCCGTCACGCACGATCACACAACCGACCCGCGGATTGGGGTGAGTGCTGAAGCGGCCTTTGGCGGCCAGCTCCAGGGCTCGCGCCATGTAGTGGGCGTCGAGTACCGCCTGTTCGCCGGAGATGTTCATTCTTTGCCCGGCTCGCGGGCGAGACGGTCGATCTCTTCGCGGAATTCGTTGAGATCCTGGAAGCGCCGGTAGACCGAGGCGAAGCGGATATAGGCCACTTCATCGAGCTTTTGCAGCTCGGCCATCACCAGTTCGCCGACGACCAGGGATTTGACCTCGCGTTCGCCGGTGGCGCGCAGCTTGTGCTTGATATGCACCAACGCGGCTTCCAGGCGCTCGACGCTGACCGGACGTTTTTCCAGGGCACGCTGCATGCCAGCGCGGAGTTTTTCTTCGTCGAAGGGCTGGCGGCTGCCGTCGGTCTTGATCAGGCGCGGCAACACCAGTTCGGCGGTTTCGAAAGTGGTGAAACGTTCACCGCAGGCCAGGCATTCACGCCGGCGGCGCACCTGTTCGCCTTCGGCGACCAGACGCGAGTCGATGACCTTGGTGTCGTTGGCACCGCAGAAGGGACAGTGCATGGTGGCAGGCAACAAAAAAAGGGAGGGCCATGGTAGCGCATCCCACTGGCAAGACAAGCCATAGCCTTTACGGTATACAGACCGACTATTATGTTTTGCACATGGAATTTCGCCTTGTTGGAGCTTCGCATGCCACTACGACCGCTCGTTTTGCTCAGCCTTTTCAGCCTGCTGGTGGCTTGCAGCAGCGATGCCCCGAAACCGGCCGTCTCCACCGTGCCGCCCCAGCAGAGTGTGAAAAAAGCCCAGGAGTCCACCGACCTCGGCCCCCTGCCGGCCTACCAGCGTGAACTGAGCGGCACCCTGCAAGGCGTACCGAGCGGTGCCGAAGTGGAACTGGCGCTGCTGGTGATCGACGAGCGCGGCCGGCCGCAACGCCTGCTGGCCAGCAGCAACCTGATCGGCAACAACAAGGTCCTGCCGTTTCGCCTGCGCTTCAATCCCGATGTCTTCCCGGCGGGCGCCCGCGTCGAACTGCGCGGCCGCGCCAGCCAGTCCGGCCAGTTGATCCTGCACCTGCCGGCGCAACTCATCACCCAGCCGACCACCCAGGCCGTGGGGCAGCTGCAATTCGTCAAAGCACCATGACCCCACCGCTCGACCTGCAACGCGCCCTGAGCGACCTGCTGGGCGATGCCCAGCTGGTGGCCTGCGAACTGCCGGACACCGAGCTGAAGCTGTGGTTGATCGATGCTGACAACATGGACCGTGCCTTCACCCCGGAAGAAACCCGGCGAATTCTCCACGAACCGCCGTACTGGAGTTTCTGCTGGGCCAGCGGCCTGGCCCTGGCCCGCTACCTGGCCGAACGGCCGCAGTGGGTGCAAGGCAAGCGGGTACTGGATTTCGGCGCCGGCTCCGGCGTGGCCGGCATCGCGGCGCTGAAGGCCGGCGCACTGGAAGTGGTGGCCTGCGACCTCGACCCGCTGGCCATTGCCGCCTGCCGGGCGAATGCCGCGCTCAATGGGGTTGAGCTGGGTTACTCCACGGACTTCTTCGCGGAAGCCGATCGCTTCGACCTGATCCTGGTGGCCGACGTGCTCTACGACCGCGCCAACCTGCCACTGCTGGATGAATTCCTCAGCCGCGGACGGCAAGCGCTGGTGGCGGACTCCCGGGTCAAGGACTTCCAGCATCCGCTGTACCGACGCCTGGAAATGCTCCACGCCCTGACCCTGCCGGATCTGGCCGAGCCCTGGGAGTTCCGCGATGTGAGCCTGTATCACGCGCAGCGCGATTGATGAAGGACAGATCGCGGGCAAGCCTCGCGCCTACTAAAGTTCAGTGGCATCCGTAGGAGCGAGGCTTGCCCACGAAACAATCTGCCGGCCACCCCATGCCCCGCTTTCAGTCGCCCCCCGCCAAGCCTTATAGTTGGCCCATTCACGTTCTTCGAGATCCCCCATGAGTCAGGACACGCCGTACATTTTCGACGCCAGCACCGCCGACTTCGACCAGTCGGTGATCGAGAACTCGTTCCACAAGCCGGTACTGGTGGATTTCTGGGCCGAATGGTGCGCGCCCTGCAAGGCGCTGATGCCGATGCTGCAACAGATCGCCGAGAGCTATCAGGGCGAGTTGCTGCTGGCCAAGGTCAACTGCGATATCGAGCAGGACATCGTCGCCCGCTTCGGCATTCGCAGCCTGCCGACCGTGGTGCTGTTCAAGGACGGCCAGCCGGTGGACGGCTTTGCCGGGGCGCAACCGGAGTCCGCGGTGCGCACCATGCTCGAACCCCATGTGCAGATACCGCCGCCCAAGGCCGCCGACCCGCTGGAACAGGCTGAAACGCTGTTCGCCGAAGGCCGCATCGCCGAGGCCGAGGCCACGCTGAAAGTGCTGTTGGGCGAAGACAACAGCAACGCCAAGGCGCTGATCCTCTACGCCCGCTGCCTGGCCGAACGCGGTGAACTGGGCGAAGCCCAGACCGTGCTCGACGCGGTCACCGGTGATGAGCACAAGGCCGCGCTGGCCGGAGCCAAGGCGCAGATCACCTTCCTCAAGCAGGCCGCCGACCTGCCGGACAGCGCCGACCTGAAAAGCCGCCTGGCGCAGAACCCGCAGGATGACGAGGCGGTGTATCAGTTGGCCATCCAGCAACTGGCGCGCCAGCAGTACGACGCGGCGCTGGATGCGCTGCTCAAGCTGTTCATCCGCAACCGCGGCTACAACGAAGGCCTGCCGCACAAGACCTTGCTGCAAGTGTTCGAGCTGCTGGGCAACGATCACCCGCTGGTGACCACCTACCGCCGCAAGCTGTTCGCCGCGCTGTACTGATTCATAGCTGATAGCCGCGCCGGTTTATCGCAAGCCGGCGCAGCCTTCGCCTACTCGATCCAGCTGTAGAGCGGCGTATCACCGCCGCTCACCACCTTGACCTGTGTGCTATGACGCAGACGCACCAGCAGGCGCTTGCCCGCCGCGGCGCTGCCGGTCAGGCCTTCCAATTGCTCCAGCAGGTCCGGGCCACTCAATTGCCCGGCCTTGCGCAGCAAGTCCCTGGCGGTCTGCCACAACGCATCGTCCTGGCTCACAGGCTTGGCCACAGGCATGCCACCTTCGGTTTTGGCCGCCTGCAACGGCGCCCCCAACCGGGCACTCAACTGATCCCAGTCGGCCTCGTCCAGTTCCAGGGTCAAATCCACCGGCCATTCGCCGATGCTTCCACGAATCCGCACCATCGCTCTGCTCCCGATCTTTTCTGACGAGCATGCTCCCATGCGTCTTGCGCAACGCCAAGCAGGCGGTCAAACTCTCGCCACCATTGTTATAAGATTACATAACATTTTTTTCATGTTCGCTCCGGAGACTTGCCATGCGTCGTCTGCTACTCGCCCTGCCGTTCGCCCTGTTGCCATTGGCCATCGCTCACGCGGCCGAAAAACACGATCACGACCATGAGCACGGCAGCCTCGGCGCTCACGAGCATGGCGTGGCCCGCCTGAACGCCGCGCTGGACGGCCAGACCCTGGAGCTTGAACTGGAAAGCCCGGCGATGAACCTGGTGGGTTTCGAACACGCCGCCAGCACCGACGCGGACAAGGCCAAGATCGCCGCCGTACGGGCCCAGCTGGAAAAACCGCTGGCGCTGTTCAGCCTGCCGCCCGCCGCCGGTTGCGTAGTTGCGCAACAGGAACTGGAAAGCCCGCTGTTCGGCGACAAGCCCGAGGATCACGACGAGGACCATGACGAAGCGAAGGACGCCAACGGTCACGAGCATCACCACGAACACAGCGAGATCCATGCGCACTACCAGTTCACCTGTGCCACGCCGGGCGCGCTGAAGAGCCTGGACCTGGCCGGCGTATTCAAGACCTTCCCCGCCACCCAGAAAATTCAGGTACAACTCATCTCGCCAAGTGGCCAGCAAGGCGTGGAAGCGACCTCCAAGGCCGCCAGCCTGAAGTTCTGACCGCGACCCCTGTAGCCGGCTGCCACAGGCTGTGATCGATTGCTCTTGAGGTCCTCGGAAGGTCCTGCGGACCTTATCGCAGCCTTCGGCAGCGGCTACAAAACTCACACCATGATCGGCCCAACATGACCCAAGCACTTATCGAATTGTCCGACCTGGGCTTCAGCTGGCCCGGCCATCCGCAGTTGCTGGATATCCCGGCATTTCGCCTGGAAGCGGGTGAAACGCTGTTCCTCAAGGGCCCCAGCGGCAGCGGCAAGACCACCCTGCTCGGCCTGCTCGGCGGCGTGCAGAAACCCGGTCGCGGCAGCATCCGCTTGCTGGGCCAGGAGCTGACCGAACTTTCCGCCGGCGCCCGCGACCGCTTCCGGGTCGATCACACCGGCTACATCTTCCAGCAGTTCAACCTGCTGCCGTTTCTCTCGGTGCGCGAGAACGTCGAGCTGCCCTGCCACTTCTCCAGATTGCGCGCCGGCCGCGCCGTGCAGCGCCACGGCAGTGTCGACCAGGCGGCGGCCACCCTGCTCGCCCACCTAGGGTTGAAAGACCCCGACCTGCTCGGTCGCCGCGCCGACTCGCTGTCCATCGGCCAGCAACAACGGGTCGCCGCCGCCCGCGCACTGATCGGCCAGCCGGAACTGGTGATCGCCGACGAGCCCACCTCGGCGCTGGACTACGACGCCCGCGAAGCCTTTATCCGCCTGTTGTTCGCCGAATGCCGCGAGGCCGGGGCCAGCCTGCTGTTCGTCAGCCACGATCAGAGCCTGGCGCCGCTGTTCGATCGCAACCTGTCTCTGGCCGAACTCAATCGCGCCGCCACGCCCGCAGAGGTCTGAGATGTATCTGTTCCGTCTAGCCATGGCCAGCCTGGCTAACCGTCGCTTCACCGCGATCCTCACCGCCTTCGCCATCGCCCTGTCGGTCTGCCTGCTGCTGGCGGTCGAACGGGTGCGCACCGAAGCCCGCGCCAGTTTCGCCAGCACCATCAGCGGCACCGACCTGATCGTCGGTGCCCGCTCCGGTTCGGTGAACCTGCTGCTGTATTCGGTGTTCCGCATCGGCAACGCCACCAACAACATCCGCTGGGACAGCTTCGAGCACTTCGCGAGTAGCCCGAAGGTGAAATGGGCGATCCCGATTTCCCTCGGCGACTCCCATCGTGGCTACCGGGTGATGGGCACCACCGTGGCCTACTTCGAGCACTACCAATACGGCCACCAGCAGAACCTGCAACTGGCCAGCGGCCGCGAGTTCGCCAGCGATCCGTTCGAAGTGGTGCTCGGCGCCGAAGTCGCCGAGGCCCTGCATTACAAGCTCGGTGACAAGCTGGTGCTGGCCCACGGCGTGGCGGCCATCAGCCTGGTCAAGCACGACGACAAACCCTTCACCGTGGTCGGCATCCTCAAGCGCACCGGCACCCCGGTGGACCGCACGCTGCACATCAGCCTCGGCGGCATGGAGGCGATCCACATCGACTGGCACAACGGCGTGCCGGCCCAGGGCAACGGCCGCATCAGCGCCGACCAGGCGCGCAACATGGACCTGACGCCGCAAGCGATCACCGCCTTCATGCTCGGCCTGAACAGCAAGATCGCCACCTTCGCCGTGCAGCGCGAGATCAACGAATACCGCGGCGAACCGATGCTGGCGATCCTGCCCGGGGTCGCTCTGCAGGAGCTGTGGAGCCTGATGGGCACCGCGGAAAAGGCCTTGTTCGTGGTGTCGTTGTTCGTGGTGTTGACCGGCCTGATCGGCATGCTCACGGCGATCCTCACCAGCCTCAACGAGCGCCGCCGGGAGATGGCGATCCTGCGTTCGGTCGGCGCTCGCCCCTGGCATATCGCGACCTTGCTGGTGCTGGAAGCCTTCGCCCTGGCGCTGTTCGGCGTGCTCGCCGGGCTGGGCCTGCTGTACCTGGGCATCGCCCTGGCCCAGGGTTATGTGCAATCGACCTACGGTCTGTACCTGCCGCTGGCCTGGCCGAGCGAGTATGAGTGGACGCTGCTCGGCGGTATCCTGATCGCCGCCCTGCTGATGGGCAGCGTGCCGGCCTGGCGCGCCTACCGACAATCGCTGGCCGATGGCCTGTCCATCCGTTTATGAGGTCTCTAGTCATGAGGAGCTCCGGTATGCCCCGCGCCCTGCTTGCACTGTTGATGCTGGTCGCCCTGCCACTGTGGGCCACCGAACCCCGGGACCTGGCCTGGTCGGAAATGATCCCGCCGGACGCGCCGGCGGAAGTACCGAACATGAAACCGCTGCACGACTTGTCGCAGATGAGCGACGCCCTGGCCGCCGAGTCCGCCCCGGCGGCCAAGCAGGAGATGCCCAATGCCCCGGTGGTGCAGAGCCTGGACGGCCTGTCGGTGCGCCTGCCCGGCTACATAGTGCCGCTGGAAGTCAGTGAGGAAGGCCGCACCACGGAATTTCTGCTGGTGCCGTATTTCGGCGCCTGCATCCACGTACCGCCACCGCCGTCGAACCAGATCGTGCACGTAAAAAGCGCAGTCGGCGTGAAGCTCGACGAGTTGTATCAGCCGTACTGGATCGAAGGGCCGATGCAGGTCAAGGCGTCCACCAGCGAAATCGCCGACGCGGGTTACCAGATGGAGGCGCAGAAGATCTACGTGTACGAGTTGCAGGAGTGAAACCGCGTTTTCCGCAGTGCCATTCATGACCTTATCGCAAGCAAGCCTGCGCCCACAAAACAGCACAGTTCCCTGTCGCCGCAAGCTTGCTCGCGATCAGTTTCGCAGCGTACACAGCACCCGCGGTTCCCCTGCTTCGACGCTGATCCGGTTTTCATTGAGCTGAGTCAAAGCCTGTTCCTTGACGATCCTTACCATTGGACCTAGCCAACTCGAATCGTCCTTTGGAGCTCCCATGCACAAGTCCCTGCTCAGCGCCTCCCTGTTCGCGCTCGCGCTCGCCGCCCCGCTCGCCCACGCCCACGAAGCGGGCGACATCATCGTTCGCGCCGGTGCCATCACCGTCAATCCGAAAGCCGACAGCGGCGACGTCAAGGTCGACCGCGGTCCGTTGGCCGGTGCCAACCTCGGTGGCAAGGCGACCATGAGCAGCGACACCCAGCTGGGCCTGAACTTCGCCTACATGCTGACCAACAACGTCGGTATCGAACTGCTCGCGGCCACCCCGTTCGAGCATGACGTGAAGCTCAAGGGCACCGCACTGGACGCCGCCAACGGCAAGCTCGGTACCCTCAAGCACCTGCCGCCGACCCTGAGCGTCGTGTACTACCCGCTGGACCACAAGGCCGCTTTCCAGCCTTACGTCGGTGCCGGTATCAACTACACCTGGATCTATGACGAGCACGTCGGCAGCCGCGCCAGCGCCGCCGGTTTCGACAATTTCCGGGCGAAGAACTCCTGGGGCCTGGCCTGGCAGGTCGGTGCCGATTACATGCTGACCGACAACGTGATGATCAACGCCCAGGTGCGTTACGTGGACATCGACACCACCGCCTACGTGAACAACAACGCGGTCGCCGGCGGCACCCGAGCCAAGGTCGACGTGGACGTCGATCCATGGGTCTACATGGTCGGTCTGGGCTACAAGTTCTAAATCGACCAGACAAAAAAGGCGCCTGCAAAGGCGCCTTTTTTCATCGCTGGGGAAAGCTCAGAGGCCCAGCAAACGTGCCAGCCCGACGCTCATCGGGGTTGGCTCGGGGAACTTGAAGCGCTGCAACAGGCGCTGGTTGTTCGCCCGCGAATGGCGAATATCCCCCGAACGCGCCGGGCCGTAGCTGATCGGTGGCAACTGCCCCACCACCTCGCCCAGGGCCTCGAGCAATTGCTTGAGGGTGGTGGCCTGGTTCAGGCCGATATTCACCGCGCCGACTTCCAGCTGCGGCATCTCCAGGGACTGCACCAGCACGTCCACCAGGTCTTCGACATACATGAAATCGCGGGTCTGCTCGCCATCGCCGAACACGGTGATCGGCAGGCCTTTCTGCGCGCGCTCGCAAAAGATGCTGATGACCCCGGAGTACGGCGAGGACGGATCCTGGCGCGGCCCGAAGATGTTGAAGAAGCGGAAGATCGCCGGCTCCAGGCCATGCTGGCGGCGATAGAAATCAAGGTAGTACTCGCTGGCCAGCTTGTCCGACGCATAGGGCGTCAACGGTGCCTTGGGCGTGTCTTCGTCGATCGATTCGCCCTCGCCGTTGTTGCCATAGACCGCCGCGCTGGAAGCGAACAGCACGCGCTTGACGCCGGCCTGGCGCATGGCCTCACAGACGTTGAGGGTGCCGATGAAGTTGCTCTGGTGGGTACGCACCGGATCGTCCACCGAGGCTTGCACCGAGGCGACCGCCGCCAGGTGCGCGACCGCACGGCAGCCACTCATCGCCCGCGCCACCAGGGCCGCATCGGCGACGTCGCCTTCGATCAGTTCGACCCGCGGGTTGTCCAGCGGCAGGTTGCTGGGTTTACCAGTGGACAGATCGTCGAGGATCCGCACCGAGTAGCCCTTGGCGAGCAAAGCGTCGGTCAGGTGCGAACCGATGAAACCGGCACCGCCGGTGATCAGAATTGGGCCATCAGCCATGACGATAAAACCTATCCAGTAGAGCCGGGAGTGCCGCGCGCCAGGCGCGTGGCTTGATCCCGAAGGTGTGCAGGATTTTCTTGCAGGCCAGCACCGCGTGCTGCGGTTCTTCGGCGGCGTCCGGCCGGGCCGCGTGGGCCTGGGCGGTCGGCGCCTCGATGGCCAGCGGATGCAGGCTGCGGGCCTCGGTGAGGATCGCCTGGCCCAGCGCCAGCGGCGTGGTCGCCTCATGGCCGGCGTAGTGGTAGGTGCCCCACAGCGGCGCGGCGCAATCGAGTTGCTTGAGCACGGAAATGATCACCCGGGCAGCATCGTCCACCGGCGTCGGGTTACCCCGGCGGTCGTCGGCCAACAACAGCTCTCCGGGATGCTCGGCACGCGCCAGGAAACGCCCCAGGGTGCCTTCGGCGCTATCGTCCAGCAGCCAGCCGAAACGCAGCAGCACATGCTGCGGGCAGGTGGCGCGCACATTCTGCTCGATCCGCCACAAGGCCTGGCCACGCAGGCCCAGCGGTACCGGTTCGTCCTTTTCGCTGTAGGCAGTGGCCCGCGAACCGTCGAACACGCGGTAGCTGGAAGGCTGCAGAAGAATGATGTTGTGATGCTGGCACAGCTCGGAAAGCCGCTCGACCGCCCGTTCCTGGCTGGCCAGGCGTGCCTCGGGGACACTCTCCGCCTGGAACCAGTCGAAGTAGTACGCAAGGTTGATCAAGGCATCCGGACGGGTGTCGTCGAGCAGTTGCGTCAGGCTCGCGGCATCCCAGCCGTCTTGCGGCGGGCGGGGGGCGAGGAAACCGATGTCTTCCTCTGCCCCGAGGCGAATCAGCGCCTGCCCAAGGGCATTTCCGCCACCCAGTAACATAAGGCGCATTCGCATAGAGTCAGCAGGCCCAATCTGTTCGGAACGATGGTTTGAATCGGCCAGACCCGCGGGTTTGGCCATGAATATTGCTCAGAATCGTTGCATTTTGCGGGTTTCCGGCGCAACCGTCACTGAGAAAGTGCAGCGCCGTCGCTCATACCGTCCCCCTGTAGCCCCGCGAGGCTGCGATCGGCAACACAGTTGCCGCAAACCCTGAGTCCGCGATCTGTCTGGAAAATCGCATTGGCTGGTTTTACGACCGCTACGCGGTCGATCGCAGCCTGCGGCAGCGGCTACAGAGTACGTGGTGTCCGTGTAGCCACTGACGAGACAGCCTTGCAACTTCGCCCCGGCGGTCGCATAACGTTGTGCATGAACCTTCCCCAGATCCCCGCCGACGCCCTGCCGGGTTTCCACCCCGCGGTCAGCGCCTGGTTCAACAGCTGCTTCCCGGCGCCGACCGCCGCCCAGGCCCGGGCCTGGCCGCTGATTCGCCAGCGCCGCTCGACCCTGATCGCCGCGCCCACCGGCTCCGGCAAGACCCTGACCGCCTTCCTCGCGGTGATCGACGAGCTGGTGCATCGGGGCCTGGCAAACGGTGGCACGCTGCCGGAGCAGACCCTGGTGGTGTACGTCTCGCCGCTCAAGGCCCTGAGCAACGATATCCAGATCAACCTGCAGGACCCGCTGGCCGGGATTACCGCGCAGCTCGAACGCATGGGCCTGCCGCAGTTGCGCATAAGCACCGCGGTACGCACTGGCGACACCCCGCAAAAAGACCGCAGCGCCATGCGCAAGAGCGCACCGCATATCCTGGTGACCACCCCCGAATCGCTGTATGTGCTGCTGGGTTCGACCTCTGGCCGGCAGATGCTCGCCAGTACGCGCACGGTGATAGTCGACGAGATCCACGCCATCGCCGCCAGCAAGCGTGGCAGCCACCTGGCGCTGAGCCTGGAGCGCCTGCAAGCGCTGTGTGGCGAGCCGCTGACGCGCATCGGCCTGTCGGCCACGCAGAAGCCCATCGAAGCGGTATCGCGTTTCCTGGTCGGTCATGAACGCCCCTGCGAGATCGTCGACATCGGCCACGCCCGCCCCCGGGACCTGGCCATCGAAGTGCCGCCCGTGCCGCTGTCGGCGGTCATGGCCAACGACGTCTGGGAGCTGGTCTACGAGCGTATCGCCGAACTGGCGCGGGAACACCGCACCACCCTGGTGTTCGTCAACACCCGGCGCCTGGCCGAGCGCCTGAGCCGCCACCTGAGCGAGCGCCTGGGCAAGGACGCGGTGGCCGCCCACCATGGCAGCCTGGCCAAGGAATTTCGCCTGGACGCCGAACAACGCCTCAAGCGCGGCGATTTGCAGGTGTTGATTGCCACCGCCTCGCTGGAGCTGGGCATCGATATCGGCGATGTCGATCTGGTGTGCCAGGTCGGCTCGCCGCGCTCGATCTCGGCTTTCCTGCAAAGGGTCGGGCGCTCCGGGCACCAGGTTGGCGGTACGCCCAAGGGCCGCCTGTTCGCCCTGACCCGCAACGACCTGATCGAATGCGCCGCCCTGCTCGACTGCGTGCACCGCGGCGAACTCGATACCTTACAGATCCCCAAGGCGCCGC harbors:
- a CDS encoding sugar nucleotide-binding protein, whose protein sequence is MRMRLMLLGGGNALGQALIRLGAEEDIGFLAPRPPQDGWDAASLTQLLDDTRPDALINLAYYFDWFQAESVPEARLASQERAVERLSELCQHHNIILLQPSSYRVFDGSRATAYSEKDEPVPLGLRGQALWRIEQNVRATCPQHVLLRFGWLLDDSAEGTLGRFLARAEHPGELLLADDRRGNPTPVDDAARVIISVLKQLDCAAPLWGTYHYAGHEATTPLALGQAILTEARSLHPLAIEAPTAQAHAARPDAAEEPQHAVLACKKILHTFGIKPRAWRAALPALLDRFYRHG